ACAAACATGGTGTAAACTATATTCAAAATTTTGAGTTTGATTTTAAAGTAATACCGCATAATACCATGGGTTATAAAGTTCAAGGAATGATAAAAGTTACTTTTGAGCAATTATGCGTTGTTAGTTTATCCACAATTATTCAAAATTACCAAGAGGAAATAAAAGTATTTTTTACACCAGAGAAGCTTTCTGCTAAAAAAATTGTTACGAATAATAAAATTGAGGAAATTATCGTTGATATGGAAGATGAATATGATATAGAAACTTTCATAGGATCAGAAATAAATCTTGGTAATTTAGCGGAAGAATTTTTTCAATTAAATATACCAGCCTTTCCTAAAAGTTGTGAAACTAATGGAGATTATAGTTATCCAATGCAAAAAACAGAGTATCATGAGCCCTCTATTGGCGAAAAAAATTTTATTGCTTTGTCTAAATTAAAATTAAAAAAATAGGTTATTTGAATGACTAGAAAAATTACATTAGCAATTGATTTAATGGGTGGAGACCATGGAGAAAAGATTACAATAGCTGGAGCTGCTGCCGCTATAAAAATATATCCTGATATATTTTATTTATTTTATGGAATAGAAGATAAAGTTAAAGATATTTTAGACAGTTACCCTGAACTTAAGGGTAAATATAAATTTTTTGCTAGTGAAACATATATTTCTATGAATGAAAAACCTGCTCAAGCCATTAGGAGAGGAAGAAATATATCATCGATGTGGCAAGCTATTATGGCTGTTAAAGAAAAAAAGGCTGATGCTTGTGTATCTGCAGGTAATACTGGTGTTTTAATGGCTATGTCTAAAATTATTCTCCGTATGCTAGCTAATGTAGATAGACCTGGTATAGCAGGAATTTGGCCAACTTTAACTGGGCAGGCAATAGTATTAGATATTGGTGCATCTATAGGGGCAACTGATAAACATTTAGTAAATTTAGCTATCATGGGTGCATGTATGTATAATAGCCTTTATGTAGGTGAAACTCCTAAAGTAGGGCTGTTGAATATAGGTGTAGAGGAAGTAAAAGGTATAGATGAAATAAAAAATGCAGGAATGATTTTACAAAATAAAAAATGGAATAACTTTGAGTATATAGGCTTTATTGAGGGGAGTGACATAGGTACAGGAAAAGCACAAGTAGTAGTCACTGAAGGTTATAGCGGTAATATAGCATTGAAAACAGCTGAGGGCACAGCTAAACAAATATCTAAAATTTTAAAAAATCAGATAAAATCTTCTTTCTGGAATAAAATTGGTTATTTATTCAGTTATAATATTTTTAGAAATTTAAAAATGGTTTTAGATCCTGATAGGCTTAACGGGGGGCTTTTACTAGGTTTAAATGGTATAGTAGTTAAAAGCCATGGCGGAACTTCAGCTATGGGTTTTTGTTCTGCAATAGTGAAGACTTATAAAATAGTAGAGCATAATTTATTACTAAAAATTGAACAAGAATTATTACAAGTTGACAATATTAATATAGATAATAATATCAATAAGGAAAGTGAACAGGATTAAAAATGTTAAAGTCTGTAGTTAAAGGACTAGGAATATCGTTACCTAAAAATATCCTCACAAATATTGATTTAGAGCATATGGTAGATACAACTGATGAATGGATACAGCAACGTACAGGTATTACACAACGTTATATCGCATCTGAAGGAGAAACAACCTTATCTTTAGCTGCTGCTGCTGCTAAAGAAGCATTAGAGATGGCACAGTTACAACCTAGTGATATTGATCTAATTATAGTAGCTACTACTACTGCTGATCATATTTTTCCTGCGGTAGCCGTCGAGGTGCAGCAAGCTTTAGGGATTACTAAAGGTTTTGCTTTTGATATACAAGCTGTTTGCTCTGGTTTTATTTATGCTATTACTACTGCAGATATGTATTTAAGAAATGGTATGGCTAGAAAAGCTTTAGTTATTGGTAGTGAGACTTTTTCACGTTTGTTAAATTGGAATGATCGCAATACATGCGTTTTATTTGGTGATGGAGCTGGTGCTGTAGTATTGGAAGCAGAAGATAATAAAAATTCTGATAATGATTCAGGTATAATTATTTCAAGATTACGGTCTGATGGAGCACATGTAGATAAATTATATGTAGATGGCGGCGTGTCAACTACTCAAACGGTTGGACATGTTCGCATGCAAGGACGAGAAGTATTTAAGCATGCTGTAGGAATGATAACTGATGTAATTTATGATTGTTTTGCTGCTACAGAATATGAATTATCTGATTTGGATTGGTTTATACCTCATCAAGCTAATAAACGCATTATAGAAGCTTCTGCCAAAAAATTAAATATTGAAATGGATAAGGTAGTAATGACTGTGCAAAAATATGGCAATACTTCTGCTGCTTCTATTCCTATGGCTTGGTATGAAGGAGTTAAAAGTGGAAAAGTTAAAAAAGGTGATTTAATATTGTTAGAAGCAATGGGTGGGGGTTTTACTTGGGGAGCAGTATTATTAAAAATGTAATAAAGAGGGAAAATGAAGAAAACTATAAAAAAAGCTGATTTAGTAAATGCAATTCATAAAGCAATTGGCTTATCTATAACAGAAACAAATAATATCGTAGGAGATATATTTGATGAAATTGCAGAAGCAGCTGCAAAAGGGGAAAAAGTTAAATTACCATCATTTGCTACATTCTATGTAAGAGATAAAAAGGTAAGAGAAGGAAGAAATCCTAAAACAGGAGAAAGTGCTTTAATTTTTCCACGACGTGTATTAATGTTTAAAGCATCGTGTATGTTGATAGATTCAATAGATAAACAATTATTAAAAAGATAAACTATATTGAAATGAGAAATATTCATGATACGTGAAAAAGGGTCTCAAGTTTTTAAAACAATTAGTGAAGTGGCAGAGGAGCTTTGTATTCCACAGCATGTATTGCGTTTTTGGGAAAGTAAATTTCCACAAGTTAAACCAATGAAAAGAGCGGGTGGAAGGCGATATTACCGAGAGAATGATGTCTTATTATTAAAGACAATAAAACGTTTTTTATATAATGAGGGTTATACTATTAAAGGTGTACAAAAATTATTAAATGATAAAGGGGATTATGCGATATTTGAAACACCAATATCAGAACCTGAAATGTTAGAGCCTATTATAGAGCCTATAATGAAAGATTTTGATAATTTAGCGGTAAAATTTTCGGCTCAATTGAATGATGAAAATGATAATTTATCAGAATTAGAAAATTCTTTATTCGCAGATCATGAAATGTCTGAACCACAACTAGATTTGGGTCTTAGTGAGAATAAGCAAGTTAAAAAAAATAAATTTGGTGCTAGTAGTTTTTTCCAGTTTTTAAAAAAAGATACTATGCTAGCTATAGCAGAATTAGAACGACAAGAAGATAAATCAAAAGACTTTTTTGCTGATCCTAATCAATTATCCTTTTATAACGTTATAAATAATGAATCTAAAGACAAGTTAAATGAAATCTTGCAAGAATTAATAGAATGTAAAAATATTCTAGAGCAAGTAAGTAAAGTTAAATAATTAGTTCAAGCAATGTTCAAAAAATAAATACCTAAGAGAATATTAAAATAAAGATTTTACCTGTAAGGTTACTTTGTTGGTATTTCTTTTGGATAAAGATGGATTGCTTTTATAATAAAAATTATTCCTAATATAAAGCTCGCTATAGCATAATATATTTTAGCATCTGCTATGATAGCAGGCATAATAGCAGTTATAGACATTAAAATAGAATAAATTAATATATATTCTTTTATATAATTTATTCCTTTTACATTAGGTAACATTGGTATATTAGCTTTATCATAATCTCGCATTATACGTAAAGCTAAAGCAAAAAAATGTGGCGTAATTTTATAAAAATAT
The Bartonella sp. DGB1 genome window above contains:
- a CDS encoding DUF177 domain-containing protein, translating into MSVTDNLNVFVSIINLPPQGRRITFVADEPQKAMLANKHGVNYIQNFEFDFKVIPHNTMGYKVQGMIKVTFEQLCVVSLSTIIQNYQEEIKVFFTPEKLSAKKIVTNNKIEEIIVDMEDEYDIETFIGSEINLGNLAEEFFQLNIPAFPKSCETNGDYSYPMQKTEYHEPSIGEKNFIALSKLKLKK
- a CDS encoding beta-ketoacyl-ACP synthase III; translation: MLKSVVKGLGISLPKNILTNIDLEHMVDTTDEWIQQRTGITQRYIASEGETTLSLAAAAAKEALEMAQLQPSDIDLIIVATTTADHIFPAVAVEVQQALGITKGFAFDIQAVCSGFIYAITTADMYLRNGMARKALVIGSETFSRLLNWNDRNTCVLFGDGAGAVVLEAEDNKNSDNDSGIIISRLRSDGAHVDKLYVDGGVSTTQTVGHVRMQGREVFKHAVGMITDVIYDCFAATEYELSDLDWFIPHQANKRIIEASAKKLNIEMDKVVMTVQKYGNTSAASIPMAWYEGVKSGKVKKGDLILLEAMGGGFTWGAVLLKM
- a CDS encoding integration host factor subunit alpha — translated: MKKTIKKADLVNAIHKAIGLSITETNNIVGDIFDEIAEAAAKGEKVKLPSFATFYVRDKKVREGRNPKTGESALIFPRRVLMFKASCMLIDSIDKQLLKR
- the plsX gene encoding phosphate acyltransferase PlsX: MTRKITLAIDLMGGDHGEKITIAGAAAAIKIYPDIFYLFYGIEDKVKDILDSYPELKGKYKFFASETYISMNEKPAQAIRRGRNISSMWQAIMAVKEKKADACVSAGNTGVLMAMSKIILRMLANVDRPGIAGIWPTLTGQAIVLDIGASIGATDKHLVNLAIMGACMYNSLYVGETPKVGLLNIGVEEVKGIDEIKNAGMILQNKKWNNFEYIGFIEGSDIGTGKAQVVVTEGYSGNIALKTAEGTAKQISKILKNQIKSSFWNKIGYLFSYNIFRNLKMVLDPDRLNGGLLLGLNGIVVKSHGGTSAMGFCSAIVKTYKIVEHNLLLKIEQELLQVDNINIDNNINKESEQD